A section of the Novipirellula artificiosorum genome encodes:
- a CDS encoding serine hydrolase domain-containing protein, protein MSQSLIQPSITIALMWFTTAAGLAEERSMIFPGTDWQEVSPEAEQIDPGRLQHAIDGLMEKVGTDGVTRMVVLRNGRIVWKGNDIDHRQGVWSCTKSFTSTALGLLIDDGKVQLKTHAAELLPTMANTYPDVTLRHFTTMTSGYRAIGDEPRGGYAHGPSSTPFLPGDKPLFLPPGSQFAYWDSAMNQFANALTKVAGEPLESLFKRRIADPIGMVREDWDWGDLGEVNGISINGGSGNSNKHIQITARQFARFGHLFLNRGNWDGKQLISDSWVLAATSAQVPASLPWGHPTSDIDGRGVYGFNWWTNGTKPDGTCKWPSAPLGTFAAAGYNNNKCFVIPEWQMVVVRLGLDGNVPDDVWNDFFERLATAVDLAPPKPSAP, encoded by the coding sequence ATGTCCCAGTCCCTGATTCAACCCTCCATTACAATCGCGCTGATGTGGTTCACCACGGCCGCGGGGCTGGCTGAGGAGCGATCGATGATCTTTCCCGGCACCGACTGGCAAGAGGTGTCACCCGAAGCGGAGCAAATCGATCCGGGACGTCTGCAGCACGCAATCGACGGGCTCATGGAGAAGGTCGGCACCGATGGTGTGACGCGAATGGTGGTCCTGCGCAACGGCAGGATCGTTTGGAAAGGTAACGACATCGATCATCGACAGGGCGTTTGGTCATGCACCAAGTCGTTCACAAGCACGGCGTTGGGATTGCTGATCGATGACGGGAAAGTGCAGCTCAAGACGCACGCGGCGGAGTTGCTGCCGACGATGGCGAACACGTATCCCGACGTGACGCTGCGGCACTTCACCACGATGACCTCCGGGTACCGGGCGATCGGCGACGAGCCGCGCGGCGGTTACGCGCACGGTCCAAGCTCGACACCTTTTCTGCCCGGAGACAAGCCGCTGTTTCTCCCCCCTGGATCGCAATTCGCCTACTGGGACTCGGCGATGAATCAATTCGCCAATGCGCTGACCAAAGTAGCGGGCGAGCCGCTCGAGTCACTTTTTAAACGACGCATCGCCGATCCCATCGGTATGGTCCGCGAGGACTGGGACTGGGGTGACCTTGGAGAAGTCAATGGAATCTCCATCAACGGCGGATCGGGTAACAGCAACAAACACATCCAAATCACGGCAAGACAGTTTGCCCGTTTCGGACACCTGTTTCTTAACCGGGGGAACTGGGACGGCAAGCAGCTGATCAGTGATTCCTGGGTACTCGCGGCGACCTCAGCCCAGGTGCCAGCCTCACTGCCGTGGGGACATCCGACGAGCGACATCGACGGCCGCGGTGTCTACGGATTCAACTGGTGGACGAACGGCACGAAGCCCGACGGAACGTGTAAGTGGCCCTCAGCGCCGCTGGGGACATTTGCCGCGGCGGGGTACAACAACAATAAGTGCTTTGTGATCCCAGAGTGGCAAATGGTTGTGGTCCGTCTCGGCCTCGACGGCAACGTCCCCGATGACGTGTGGAACGATTTCTTCGAGCGACTCGCAACGGCGGTCGACTTGGCGCCGCCCAAGCCGAGTGCCCCCTAA